One Hevea brasiliensis isolate MT/VB/25A 57/8 chromosome 5, ASM3005281v1, whole genome shotgun sequence genomic region harbors:
- the LOC131180104 gene encoding 40S ribosomal protein S19-3-like, whose amino-acid sequence LTAKTVKDVSPHEFVKAYAAHLKRSGKIELLPWTDIVKTGRLKELAPYDPDWYVRAASMARKIYLRGGLGVGAFRRIYGGSKRNGSRPPHFCKSSGAIARHILQQLQNMNIVDIDPKGGRRITSSGQRDLDQVAGRIVVAP is encoded by the coding sequence ctcaccgctaagacTGTTAAGGACGTTTCTCCCCACGAATTCGTTAAGGCTTATGCTGCACACCTCAAGCGATCTGGCAAGATTGAGTTACTTCCCTGGACTGATATTGTGAAGACTGGTAGACTCAAGGAGCTTGCACCTTATGACCCAGACTGGTATGTTCGAGCTGCCTCCATGGCTAGGAAGATTTACTTGAGGGGAGGCCTTGGTGTGGGTGCCTTCCGAAGGATTTATGGTGGGAGCAAGAGAAATGGAAGTCGTCCACCCCATTTTTGCAAGAGTAGTGGTGCTATTGCTCGTCACATCCTTCAGCAATTGCAGAATATGAATATTGTTGACATTGACCCAAAGGGGGGAAGGAGAATAACTTCAAGCGGTCAACGGGATCTTGACCAAGTGGCTGGGCGAATTGTGGTTGCCCCTTGA